A window of Gallaecimonas kandeliae genomic DNA:
CAGTACGTGTTCACCTGCGGCCAGGCCAGGCAGGTGATGACGGAGCTGGGTGATGGCAAGCGTACCGTCATCCCAGTCCATGTGCGCCTCGATGGCGTCCAGGATGCCGCCGTGACCCTGCTGACCCTGGACAGCCCCGAACAGAAGGCCACCCTCAAGGGCCTGGAGAAACGCTTCGCCACCCCTTGTGTGGAGCATTTCTGCAAGGGCCAATCCTACCTCGACAAGAAGTGAAAACCAGCCGGCGGCTAAGCCGCCGGCGCCTTCTTTCCCGCCCATGAAAGCGACCCAGACCAATCCCCAGCGCCTCTATGCCCTGGTGGCCCTGATCCCGTCCGGCCAGGTGGCCACCTATGGCCAACTGGCCTCCATCCTCGGTTGGGGGCCGCGTCTGGTGGGGCGCCATATGAGCCATTGCCCTGAGGGCCTGCCCTGGCATCGGGTGGTCAACGCCAGCGGCGATTGTTCCATCCCCGATGGCGAGGGGCGGCTGATCCAGCGCCAACGGCTGCTGGCCGAAGGGGTCCCGCTCACCCGTGGCGGCCGTGTCAACTTGCGCCTGGCCCTTTGGTCGGGGCTTTAAGGAGTCAGGATGTTTCGTCTACTGCTGGCAGCGGCGGCGCTGCTTTCTTCCCTGGCCCAGGCACAGAGCCTGGTGTTGGACAACATCAAGGGCTATGGCTGGGACGGCCACAAGTTGGTGCGCTTTAGCCGGCTGGTGGTGCAGGACGGCAAGGTGGTGGCCAGGGGCGATGCCCGCCTGGCCATGCCGGCCGGTGCCGAGGTCCGCGACCTCAAGGGCAAAACGGTGATCCCCGGCCTCATCGACGCCCACGGTCACCTGCTGGGCTTGGGCGAGAGTATCCTCAATGTGGATCTCGCCGGTAGCCGCAGCCTGGCCGAGGCCCTGGCCAGGGTTGCCCGCTTCGCCAAGGCCCATCCGGCGCTTCCCTGGATCCAGGGCAGGGGCTGGAACCAGGAGCTGTGGCCCGATAAGCGGATGCCCAGTGCCAAGGATCTGGACACCCTTGGCGACAGTCGCCCGGTCTGGCTGACCCGGGTGGACGGCCACGCCGGCTGGGCCAACGGCGCTGCCCTCAGGCTGGCCGGTATCGATGCCGGCACCCAGGCCCCGGCCGGGGGCCAGATCTTGAGAGGCCAGGGCGGCCGGCCCAGCGGCGTACTGGTGGACAACGCCATGGCGCTGATGGAAGCCAAGCTGCCGCCGTTGGACCAGGTCCAGCGCCAACAAGCCCTGGACGCGGCCTTGGCCATCATGGGCCAGGTGGGCCTGACCGCCATGCATGACGCCGGCGTGGATCTGCCCACTTGGCAGCTCTACCTGAAAAACCAGGACAGCCTCAGCGCCCGCCTCTACGTGATGCTCGATGGCAAGGACGGCACCTGGGCCAAGGTCGGCAAGCCCCAGCCCTGGCAGGGGAAGGACCT
This region includes:
- a CDS encoding MGMT family protein; this translates as MKATQTNPQRLYALVALIPSGQVATYGQLASILGWGPRLVGRHMSHCPEGLPWHRVVNASGDCSIPDGEGRLIQRQRLLAEGVPLTRGGRVNLRLALWSGL
- a CDS encoding amidohydrolase, with product MFRLLLAAAALLSSLAQAQSLVLDNIKGYGWDGHKLVRFSRLVVQDGKVVARGDARLAMPAGAEVRDLKGKTVIPGLIDAHGHLLGLGESILNVDLAGSRSLAEALARVARFAKAHPALPWIQGRGWNQELWPDKRMPSAKDLDTLGDSRPVWLTRVDGHAGWANGAALRLAGIDAGTQAPAGGQILRGQGGRPSGVLVDNAMALMEAKLPPLDQVQRQQALDAALAIMGQVGLTAMHDAGVDLPTWQLYLKNQDSLSARLYVMLDGKDGTWAKVGKPQPWQGKDLLAGMAVKLYADGALGSRGAALLADYSDRPGQRGLMIFPPGELEKRMGAAAEAGFQVNVHAIGDAGNRRVLDGFAALPEALRKGRRHRIEHAQVLALSDIPRFAQLGVIASMQPTHATSDMNMAEKRLGKERVKGAYAWRRLIDSGARLAAGSDFPVESPNPFFGLYSAVTRQDHQGQPPGGWYADQALSREEALYYFTRGAAYAGFMEDFTGSLAPGQWADLLILDQDYFQVPAAQIWQMKPRETWLAGKAVYVRPQ